One part of the Hippoglossus hippoglossus isolate fHipHip1 chromosome 11, fHipHip1.pri, whole genome shotgun sequence genome encodes these proteins:
- the adnp2b gene encoding activity-dependent neuroprotector homeobox protein 2b: MYQVPVGNIEKIRKARKAVKNILSEIGLEDCQNLLKDLDENPETNQDEEEVFQGTKWIDLAEGYSTRLQKKWPYRSRSLCCNLCKYSSQNIYNFRSHVSRCHGYVQSFCALAPCSQCLFISHPKVVKRHMLFFHAKLGTHIQPARDPSLPTHRGNERYQCRRCGFPNSSIFAMKKHIILKHLDNLAEQYIGYRLNIQGNTSVKIYCCKVCKMNTGNLDQMLHHMLVEPSHYSVSTQVQSLIYENKNYTIKPTPNGNGLFLTFPNISPKIQQAQIFNSKSLVLPANGQPAGTLVTLQQLQGTTNTATLFCAPGTNQAFLPPQASALVQLASAEAKGLLHPGATISLRGTLPHGQSMLQLPTMSTVSLKQGPMVLAQASAQPHQTHQAQQLLVPSGMQAHMAAGAVPKPAVVAQNASTNQINLQGTMLTSQSLLNHLIPTGNRVNGMPTYTFAPLQGAMPVSQSTSTPLKAVEQTSNSVPQTKKWITCPLCNELFPSNVFDIHTEVAHQAKSPTSKSESLAARATFLKKMPDKTVKCLTCKILLSEKSVFQHLLHGLHCLYCSALFYSIKQLAEHVKQHNPASKAYCDFLREKFRVYSKGVGGILFPYFDVHTTAPKEILGDTEVNLALVTSTLDLIFFKLQPSSQSELCSAPVKINSMYCPFCDEKFPNESKHLQHLKQKHFVAPTIHAILKTEAFKCIYCNGVYTGKVTQQAVMLHIQRCRCSPKQPQPPKPTAPPPPQQPPKPAQQILQPSGLYFVQMPQGLTMKQTPATITPTRAIRPAPVETAEEQQSKKRLEAALKQAMEDNKREREVKAAMRKKREQEKLLPPKPSEPEVQSDPTVKLVLEPTPVDRRGDERRDFISKYFNLNPYTTRAETDELCRRLSLTKPELAALFSKKRSKCMRSLKRNTTAILMGFNMTEVRKLKHNLLFPQLRPTEPTEQPHNDKTAPKANSEDAPEPMDVSGKEKVAGEVEPVE; the protein is encoded by the exons ATGTATCAGGTTCCGGTGGGAAACATTGAGAAGATCAGAAAGGCGCGCAAGGCGGTGAAAAACATTCTTTCTGAGATTGGCCTGGAGGATTGTCAAAACCTGCTGAAG gatcttgatgaaaacccTGAGACAAAccaagatgaagaggaggtctTCCAGGGAACGAAGTGGATTGATTTGGCAGAGGGATACAGTACGAGGCTACAGAAAAAG tGGCCTTATCGGTCCCGCTCTCTGTGCTGTAACCTCTGCAAGTACTCGTCACAAAACATCTACAACTTCAGGAGTCACGTGTCCCGCTGCCATGGATACGTCCAGTCCTTCTGCGCGCTGGCACCCTGCTCCCAGTGCCTCTTCATCAGCCACCCCAAGGTCGTCAAGAGGCACATGCTGTTCTTCCACGCCAAACTCGGCACCCACATACAACCCGCAAGGGACCCGTCTTTACCCACCCATCGCGGAAACGAGAGGTATCAGTGTCGAAGGTGTGGATTTCCGAACTCTTCGATCTTTGCAATGAAGAAGCACATTATTCTCAAGCACTTGGACAATTTGGCAGAACAGTATATAGGTTACAGATTAAATATTCAAGGAAATACGTCTGTAAAGATCTACTGCTGCAAAGTGTGTAAGATGAACACGGGGAATCTAGACCAAATGTTGCATCACATGCTGGTCGAGCCATCGCATTATTCGGTCAGCACACAAGTTCAGAGCCTGATTTACGAGAACAAGAACTACACCATCAAACCGACACCCAATGGAAATGGTCTGTTTCTTACATTCCCAAATATCTCTCCCAAAATACAGCAAGCTCAAATATTCAACAGTAAGTCCTTGGTTTTACCAGCTAATGGCCAACCTGCTGGGACTTTGGTGACATTACAGCAACTACAAGGAACTACAAACACTGCAACTCTTTTCTGTGCCCCTGGAACCAACCAAGCTTTTCTGCCCCCTCAAGCGTCGGCACTGGTGCAGCTAGCTAGTGCCGAGGCTAAAGGTCTTCTTCATCCTGGTGCCACGATATCGCTTCGAGGTACTTTACCCCACGGACAGTCCATGCTCCAGCTGCCCACAATGTCTACCGTGTCTCTGAAACAGGGACCGATGGTTCTAGCTCAGGCTTCTGCTCAACCACATCAGACTCACCAAGCACAGCAGCTCCTGGTTCCGTCAGGAATGCAGGCCCACATGGCAGCTGGAGCTGTACCCAAGCCTGCTGTGGTTGCACAAAATGCATCAACAAACCAAATCAACCTACAAGGCACCATGCTGACTTCACAGTCCCTGCTGAATCACCTGATTCCGACCGGCAACAGGGTGAACGGCATGCCCACGTACACGTTTGCTCCACTGCAGGGAGCGATGCCCGTCTCGCAGAGCACAAGTACCCCTCTCAAGGCCGTAGAGCAAACAAGTAACTCCGTACCACAAACTAAGAAATGGATTACCTGTCCCCTCTGTAATGAACTCTTTCCTTCCAACGTGTTTGACATTCACACAGAAGTCGCCCATCAGGCAAAATCCCCAACGTCCAAGTCAGAAAGTTTAGCAGCACGAGCAACATTCCTCAAGAAAATGCCAGACAAAACTGTCAAATGTCTAACATGCAAAATTCTTCTCTCAGAGAAGAGCGTCTTCCAACACTTGCTGCATGGCCTGCATTGTTTGTACTGCTCAGCCTTGTTCTACTCAATCAAACAACTTGCCGAGCATGTGAAGCAGCACAATCCCGCAAGCAAAGCATACTGTGATTTCCTAAGGGAGAAGTTCAGGGTCTACTCAAAAGGTGTCGGAGGAATCCTATTCCCTTACTTTGACGTCCACACCACTGCACCGAAAGAGATCCTCGGAGACACAGAGGTCAACCTTGCCCTGGTCACAAGTACGCTCGACCTGATCTTCTTTAAGTTGCAGCCGAGCAGCCAGTCAGAACTCTGCTCAGCTCCTGTGAAAATCAACAGCATGTACTGTCCCTTCTGTGATGAAAAGTTCCCGAATGAATCCAAACACCTGCAGCatctgaaacagaaacactttgtTGCTCCTACTATCCATGCCATCCTCAAGACGGAGGCTTTCAAGTGCATATACTGCAACGGAGTGTACACGGGGAAGGTCACCCAGCAGGCGGTGATGCTCCACATTCAGCGATGCCGGTGTTCACCAAAACAACCACAGCCACCCAAACCTACAGCACCGCCACCGCCGCAGCAGCCTCCAAAACCAGCTCAGCAGATCCTTCAGCCGTCCGGGCTCTACTTTGTCCAAATGCCACAAGGGCTGACTATGAAACAGACTCCAGCAACCATAACTCCAACTCGTGCGATTCGACCTGCACCTGTGGAAACCgcagaggagcagcagtcaAAGAAGCGGCTGGAGGCTGCGCTGAAGCAGGCCATGGAGGACAACAAACGAGAAAGAGAGGTCAAGGCGGCCATGCGCAAGAAGCGGGAGCAGGAAAAGCTGTTGCCTCCGAAGCCCTCCGAGCCCGAGGTCCAGAGCGACCCCACGGTGAAGCTGGTTTTGGAGCCGACCCCGGTCGATCGCCGCGGTGACGAGCGCAGAGACTTCATATCTAAATACTTCAACCTGAACCCTTACACCACCCGAGCGGAGACAGACGAGCTGTGCAGGAGGCTTTCTCTCACCAAGCCGGAGTTGGCGGCCCTCTTCAGCAAGAAGCGCAGCAAGTGCATGAGAAGCCTCAAGAGGAACACCACCGCCATTCTCATGGGCTTCAACATGACCGAAGTGAGGAAACTCAAGCACAACCTGCTCTTCCCACAGCTGCGGCCCACTGAACCCACAGAGCAGCCGCACAACGATAAAACGGCGCCGAAGGCGAACAGTGAGGACGCACCGGAACCGATGGATGTGAGCGGAAAGGAGAAAGTTGCAGGGGAGGTGGAGCCGGTGGAATGA